DNA sequence from the Deltaproteobacteria bacterium HGW-Deltaproteobacteria-4 genome:
GTCGCCACTCATGCCGAAGAACTGCCCGGTCTGGCTGCCGATCGCCCCGCCGATCTGGGCAATCGGTCCTTCCTGTCCGGCCGAACCGCCGGTGCCGATGGTGATGGCGCTGGCCATGCCGCGGGTGAGGATGGTGCGGAGCGGCACCTTGCCGCCGCCGAGATTGACCTGGGCGAGAAAACGGGAGAAGCCGAACTGGAGATCCTTTTTAAAGTAGATCCAGAAGGGAATCATCAACAGTCCGCCGACCATCGGGAAGAGGATGGCGAGGAGACGCCCTTCCCACAGCCCGGCACTGTCAAGACCAAGGAGCCGCCCCCCCTGAAGCACCACCAGCCAGTTGAAGAATTCGATGAGTCTTTGAAAGGCATAATTGCTCAGACCGGAGAGGAGACCGATGACGACGGCAATCGTCGTCATGAAGGTATTTTCGCTGACCTTGAGGCGGCTGAGGAGGCGCAAGGCCTGGCGTTGCAGGCGCAGGAAGGTGCGGCGCGGGCGCAGCATTTGTCTCTTGAGATCGAATAAATTCGGGATATTTGTCATCGTTGCGCCTTTTTTCTGCCTGTGACTTACGGCTGAAAGAGCTCCATCTGCTCCCCCGGCCGGGTGCGACGCCGGTTGGGGGCGGCTTCGACGCTGGTCAAAAAGCCGGTGGGAATTTCTTTGAGAAAGCGCGAAGGGATCGACGGACCACTGCTGCGACTGGCAGCAGTGGAGAGGATCGCCTGATTTCTGGCGCGGGTGAGACCGACGTAGAAGAGGCGGCGCTCCTCCTCGATGTCGTTGTTGCCGCTCAGGGTGGCGGGGAGGAGTCCTTCTTCGAGGCCGGGGAGAAAGACCACCGGGAATTCGAGCCCCTTGGCGGCGTGCAGAGTCAACAGCGCCACCGCCTCACTGCCGGCATCGTAGATAGTGCCGCCGGCGTTGCGCCGCAGATAGTCGGCAAAGGTATTGATGTCACGGCCAAAAGTGCCGGCAAGGTCAAGGAAGCGCCGCAGCTGCGGATCATCAACCGCGCCGGACAGGAAAGTGCGGTGCCCCTCCAGGGCCGTGGCGATGCCGAACTGGCGGGCCTGGGCGACAAAGAGGGGGACGAGATCACTGAGCTCGGCAATTTTCCGGGCGATGACGGTTGGCAATTCCAGGGTGCGGGCGATGGTGAAGAAGTCGCCGGCCAGGGGGAAGGCGGCCGCTACTTTGTCAATATCAGCAGCTGTCAGGGTGCCGAGGGAGCGCAGCAAGGCGAGACCATCGCTGATCGGGCCGTCGCCGCTTGCCATTTGCAGAAAGTGATAAAGGCCAATCAGCGACGGCGCCATATAGAAAGGGGGAACGCCGACCTGCTGGCAGGGGATGCCGCGGCGCTCCAGAGCGGTGAGGAGCGGTTCGGCCTGACGGCGCGAGCGGACAAGGATGGCGATCTCGGCAAAGGAGTGGCCGCGCCCCCCCTCCTCCCCGCCCCGTCCGCTGTAAAGGGAGAAGCTCTCGATGCCGCCGACGAGTTCTTCGATGCGGCGGACGATGAACTCCGCCTCGGCAGCGGCGCTCGGCGTCGTCGCGACTTCGATAACACCGCTGTGACTCTCCTCTGCCTGCAGGACCAGCCCGCTCTTCTGGCGGTTGTGGCTGATCAGGGCGGCGGCGGCATCGACAATCGCCCCGGCACTGCGGTAGTTGCGAAAGAGCTGCAGCCGCGTCGTCTCCGGGGCGCGGCTGAAGTCGAAGAAGAAGCCGGGATCGCTGCCGCGAAAGCCGTAGATCGACTGGTCGGGGTCGCCAATGGCGAAGATGCGACAGGTCTCGCCAAGGCGGCGGACCAGCTCGTACTGACCGGCATCGAGATCCTGGAATTCGTCGACAAAGAGCTGCAGCACGGTTTCGCGCACCTCATCGTCAAAGTCGCTGTTGCGCTCAAGCTCCGCCAGAAAGGTCGGGATGACGCCGTCGAGATCGATGGCCCCAAGCTGCACCAGTTCGGCAAGATAACTTTGCAGATCGGGGTGCGGCAGGGCCGGAGCGTTGGCCGCCCAGGCGCTGAAGTGTTCACTGATCGCCGTCGCCAGGGTCTGGTGCTCCTGACGGCGGCGCTCCGGGAAGAGGGCGTAGAGCAGACGGAGACGCTCGGCCGGTCCGACGACCAAAAGCTGCGGCTTCTCGCGGCGCAGCCATTCGAGACAAAAGGCGTGGAAGGTGCCGACAAAGAGATCTTCGGCGTCCCGTCCGGCCTGCGCCACCAGCCGTGCGCGCAGCTCTTCCGCCGCCCGGTTGGTGAAGGTGATCGCCCAGAGGGTCGCCGGATCGGCACCGGCCTTGAGCAGAGCCCCGAGACGTTCGACCAGAGTGTAGGTCTTGCCGGTGCCGGGGCCGGCGGCAACCAAAACGTGGCGACTGCTGCAATGGATCGCCACCTGCTGCTCCAGGTTCGGCCCGGCCGGGGCGACGGCCGCTGCGGCGGCGAGAGTGGGCAGAGGCGGCGCCACGAACGGTTCGGGGAGCGGCTTCTTCTTACGCCGCGGCCGGGGGGGATCGTCCCCGAAGAGGGAACTCTGACCGGCAAGTTTTTCAAGCTCACCTTCGGCAAAGACGCGGATGACGCCGAATTCGCCGTCATAACCGGCTTGGCGGATCACCTCACCGCGACGCATCCGTTGTACCGCTTCGCCGAGGAGGGGCGACCATTCGGCCAGCGCCGCTACCGGCGTGTGGAGAAGGAGTTCAAACTCGGCTCCAAAGCGGTTGATCGCCTGCCCGTACTGGCCCTGCGTCTCTTTGGCAGTCGATCCGAGGCCAAGGATTTCGCCAAGAATTTCCGGCAGAGGGATGAGGCTGTGAACAACCGGGGCCGTTGCGGCAAAGAGCGGCAGATCGCGGTCGGCGAGTTCGAGGACGCGGTTCTGCACGCCGATCGTCAACGGCTTGCCACAGACCGGACAGAGATTGTTGCGCTGCCGGGATTCGTGCGGGTCAAGGCAGATGTTGCAGGAACGATGACCGTCGGCGTGGTACTTCCCTTCTTCGGGAAAGAATTCGATCGTCCCGGCAAAAGTATCGCGGTGATTCGCCTTGAGGGCCGCGCGCAGGGAAAAGAAGTCGTAACCGGTGGTGAAGAGGTTGGCTTCGCGGCCGAGCTTCCCCGGGGAATGGCAGTCGGAGTTGGAGATCAGGGCAAAGCGGTCGAGGGCCGAGATCGTCCGGTTCATCGCCGGATCAGAGGAGAGACCGGTCTCCAGGGCAAAGATGTGCTCGCTGAGATCGTCGAAACATTCCTCGACCGAGTCGAAGCCGGAACGGGAACCGAACAGCGAGAACCACGGCGTCCAGATGTGGGCGGGGACGAGAAAGCCTTCCGGGGCGGCTTCGAGGACGATTTCAAGGAGATTGCGGGAGTCGAGACCAAGGATGGGGCGGCCGTCCGATTCGATATTGCCGATAGCGGCGAGACGGGTATTGATCCGCTCGGCGGCCGCAAAGTCGGGGACATAAAGGAGATTATGGACCTTGCGGGTGGCGCCTGCGCGCTTGTAGATGGAGCTCACCTCCGCCGAAAGGAGGAAGCGCACCGGCGTCTGCGGCGGGCGCACGCCAGGGAGGAGTTCGGGGATGCGGCTTTCGTCGCGCAGGCGGAAAAGGCCGGGCTCGGCCGGTTCGAGCTCTTCTTTCAAGCGGCGGAACCAGCCGGGGTGGGTAAAGTCACCGGTGCCGATGATCTGAATCCCCTTGATCCGCGCCCACGCCGCCAGACCGTAAAGGTTGCTGTCGGGGCTGGTGGCCCGGGAAAAGGGCGAATGGATGTGCAGATCGGCGATGTAATTCATTACTCCACGGTCACACTCTTGGCGAGGTTACGCGGCTGATCGACGTCGGTCCCCTTGAGGACGGCGACGTAGTAGGCAAGGAGCTGCAGCGGGATGGAAGTGAGGATCGGCATGAGCTCGTCACTGCTCGCCGGGACAAGGAGGATCGCTTCGGCTTTATCGGAAAGGTCGGCGACACCATCGGCGGTGGTGACAACGATCACCCGGCCGCCGCGCGCCCGCACCTCTTCGAGGTTGGAAACGACCTTCTCGAAGGTGGCATTCTTCGGGGCGATCACCACTACCGGCAGCTGCTCGTCGATCAGGGCGATCGGACCGTGCTTCATCTCGCCGGCAGGATAACCTTCGGCATGGATGTAAGAGATCTCCTTGAGCTTGAGGGCGCCTTCGAGGGCGATCGGATATTGATTGCCGCGGCCGAGGTAGAGGAAATCCCGGGCATTCATGAAGGCCTGCGCCACCTTTTCAATGTCGCTATTGAGCTCCAGAGTCTCTTCGATGAGGCGGGGGAGCTGCACCAGATCAAGGAGGAGGGCGCTGGCCTCAACCGTGCTCAGGGTGCCGCGCGCCCGGCCGAGACGGACGGCGAGAAGGGTGAGCGCAACGAGCTGGGTGGTAAAGGCCTTGGTCGAAGCGACGCCGATCTCCGGCCCAGCGTGGGTGTAAAGGGCACCGTCCGCTTCCCGGGCGATCGACGCTTCGACGACGTTGCAGAGGGCGAGAGTGCGTCCCCCCTTCCCCTTCGCTTCACGCAGGGCAGCAAGAGTATCAGCGGTCTCGCCGCTCTGGCTGATGAGGACGGTGAGACTTTGCGGCGTGACGATCGGATCGCGATAACGGAATTCACTGGCGATATCGACCTCCACCGGGATGCGCGCCAGCTTTTCGATCAGGAATTTGCCGACCAGCGCCGCATGCCAGGAGGTGCCGCAGGCAACAATATACAGGCGTTCGAGACTCTGCACATCGGCGTCCCCGAGGCGCAGGCCATCAAGAAAAGTGTCGCTCTGCTCATCGACAATCCGCCCGGCCAGGGTATCGGCGATGGAACGGGGCTGCTCATAAATCTCCTTGAGCATGAAATGGCGATACCCCCCCTTCTCCGCCATTGCCGGACTCCAGGTAATGGTCTTGGCGGCGCGCTCGACCAGGGTGCCGTCAAGGCGACTCATCTTCATCCCAGCTTCGCTGAAGACGACCATCTCACCATCTTCGAGAAAGATCATCTGCCGGGTGTGGGACAGAATTGCCGGGATGTCGGAAGCGACAAAGTATTCACCTGCGCCGAGGCCGACGACCAGGGGGGAGCCGACCTTGGCGGCAATAAGGAGATTTGGCTCCTGCTCGCAAAGGATGGCGACGGAAAAGGCGCCGCGCAGTTCGGTAAAAGCCGCCCGTACCGCGTCTTCAAACGAGCCAAGGGTTTTGTAACGCTCCTCAATGAGGTGGGCGATGACCTCGGTATCGGTCTCGGAAAGGAAAATATGCCCGCACCCTTGCAGCATCCCTTTGAGTTGCAGGTAATTTTCGATGATGCCGTTGTGGACGACGACGATGCCGCCGGCACAGTGGGGATGAGCATTGGTCTCGGAGGGGCGGCCGTGCGTTGCCCAGCGGGTATGACCGATGCCACGGTTGCCGTTGGCCGGCGCGGCCTGGAGAACTGTTTCAAGATTGATCAACTTCCCTTCGGCGCGGCGAATTTCGATCTTGCCGCCGTTGACGAGGGTGGCAATTCCTGCCGAGTCGTAGCCACGGTATTCGAGACGACGCAAGCCGTCGATAATGATGGGGGTGGCATTCTGCTGGCCGATATATCCGACAATACCGCACATGGGTGGTTATCCTTAAAAGGTCTTTTCTTCGCAGGGGCGCCCCTTGTGGGTGCCCTAAAAGCGGGCACCCACAAGGGGCGCCCCTACCAATGAATCATTTCTTCTGCTGCTTCGCTCGCTTCTTCGCCGCCCACCCCTCGATCACCCGCTGGTCCGTTCGCGACAGAGCCAGGGCATCGGGGGGGACATCCTTCGTGATCGTCGAACCGGCGGCGATAAGGCTGCCGCTGCCAATTGTCACCGGCGCAATAAATTGGGTATCGCTGCCGACGAAGACATCGTCGCCAATGGTCGTACGGTATTTGTTCACCCCGTCGTAATTGCAGGTGATGGTGCCGCAGCCGAAGTTGACCCGCTCGCCGACCTCAGCATCGCCGATATAGGTGAGGTGGCTCGCCTGGCTCTTCTTACCGAAGCGCGCCTTCTTGGTCTCGACAAAGTTGCCGATCTTGTTGTCGCCGAGGAGGATCGTCCCGGCACGGAGGTGGGCCATTGGACCGATGGCGCAGCCGACACCGATCTCGGAACCCTCGACAATCGATCCCGCTTTAATGTGGACTCCTTCAGCAATGCAGGAATCGGTGATCATCGCCCCCGGTTCAACGATGCAATTGCCAGCCACCTTTGTCGTCCCGCGTAGATGGACGCCGGGATGAATAATGGTGTCGGCGCCGATCGTGACGCCCGGTTCGATGTAAGTAGCAAACGGATCGACAATCGTCACCCCGGCGCGCTGATGCTGGCGATTAATCCGCTGCCGCAGCAAACCATCGGCTTCGGCGAGCTGGACTCGATCATTGATCCCCATCGCCTCCTCCCCTTCCGCCGCCGCCAGAGCGCAGACCTTCCTGCCGGCACTCCGGGCCAGCGCCAAAACATCGGTGAGGTAGTATTCGCCCTGGGCGTTGTTGCAGCCGACCTGACTCAGAGCCGTAAAGACAAAGGGAGCTGCAAAGCAGTAGATCCCGGTATTGATCTCCTGCAGAGCGCGAATCTCCGGGGTGGCATCCTTCTCTTCAACGATGGCGACAACCTCATCACCATCCCGCACCACCCGGCCATAACCATGGGGATTCTCCAGGGTGGCGGTGAGGACGGTGACACTTGCCCCCTGGCCATGATGATAATCGAGGAGCTGCGTAATCGTTGTCGCCCGCAGCAGCGGTACATCACCGCAGAGGAGGAGAATCGTGCCGCTGAAGTCGGCCAGGGCCGGCTGAGCGCAGAGGAGCGCATGGCCGGTGCCGAGCTGTTCGGCCTGCAGGGCAAAGGTGACGTTCTCCGCCGCCAGAGCGGTCTCCACTGCTTCGGCACCGTGGCCGACAACGAGGACCGTCGTCGTCGAGCCGAGTTGTCGGGCGAGTCGAACCGGATAGTGGATCAATGGTTCACCGCACAGGGGGTGGAGGACTTTCGACAATGCCGATTTCATCCGCGTCCCCTTGCCGGCGGCAAGAATGACCGTTGCCAGTGACTTCATATGTTCCCCTTAAAGCATACTTTGTGGACTGAGAAAGAAAAGATCTGACATTATCGATAAAAAGGGGGCTAGCGTCAATGAACTTTCTATTCAAAACTCGCACCGACAAGGGCGTTGTCCGTAAAAATCATTTTCTTTTCATGATGAAAACAAGTATAGTTTTTCGCTCTTTACAGGAGGGCCCCATGATCAAACGCGAGATTTTTGAACAGGAATTGAACCGGATCGAAGCCACAATCCGGGAGATCGATCAAAACTACGAAAAATATTTCGCCGGGATCGAACGCCGTCCGCCGGAAAAATTGCGTGAGGAGCTCGGTCTTGAAATCCGACGCCTTGCGAACCGTTATATCCCCCAGACCGATCTGCGCTATCGTTACCAGATGCTGGCAACCCGCTTTCACAGCTATTACGGCAACTGGGAGCGACTGATGAAGCAGATCGAGGAGGGGAAGTTTGTCCGCAAGCTGGAAAGACTCCGGGTCGGAAGCGCTCCCCCCGAAGTGACCCGCAAAGGAGAAGACATCACTCCGGCCCAGAGTGAAGCGGAACGGATCAGCGCCGAGATTGCCGCGATCAGCGGTAAGACACCGGATCGCCAGAAGATCGCCACCCTGCTGGCCGAACAGCGCGCCCAACTCAGCAGTCGCTTTACCGGTCGTGAATTCGAATTCATCGTCACCTGCGAAGACGGCAAACCAAAACTCAAAGCCCGCCCCAAGGGATAACCTCTTCATGACCGCACCACTCCCGGAGTTAATTGACATTTTCAGTGACGGCGCCTGTTCGGGTAATCCCGGACCGGGGGGCTGGGGGACGATCCTGCGCTGCGGTGACCACGAAAAAGAACTGGCCGGCTTTGCCGCCATGACCACCAACAACCGCATGGAGCTCTTTGCCGCCCTTTCCGGCTTAAAAGCCCTCAAACGTCCTTGCCGGGTGCGGGTGACGAGTGATTCCCAGTATCTCTGCAAAGGGATGACAACGTGGATCTTCAACTGGAAGAAGAAGGGCTGGAAGAACAGTAAAAAGGAGGAGGTCGTCAATCGCGACCTTTGGGAAGAACTCGATGAGCAGGCGCAGCGCCACCAGATCGAATGGGTCTGGGTGCGGGGGCATGACGGTCATGCCGAGAATGAACGCTGTGATGAACTGGCCCGCACCGCGATCGCCCGGGGCCTTGCCGCGGCAAAGTAAACCGCCCTTCTCTTTTGTAAAGAAGGGCGGCGTTTCTCTCAGCTATTCACGAACATAAGTATCGACATCCGTGGCGTGAACCATCCCCATCAAACGGGAATACTCCTCTTCGATCAACTGAAAATGATGATCGGTCGAGCGGGCATTCCACTCGTAGACTTTCTTCACCTCAGGATCAGCAATCTTCGCCGCCATAGCCCGCAATTGCTCGGCCAAGGCCTTCTCTTTATCGAGCGCCAGCAACATCGCCTTGCGCTCGGTAAAATCAGCGACCAGTTTGCCGACATTGGCAAAGGGGCCTTCGACGTCATCGCTCGTCGCGATAAAAGTCGTAAAATTATTTTCGTCGCCGCCCTCGGGATCGATTGCAAAGAAAGTATGGGCATGCTCCTTCTCTTCGCGGGCGAGAAGATTGAAAAAGTTTTTGGTCTTCTCATCCTGGCTTTGTCCAGCGCAGGCAAGATAAAAATTCATCGCATTCTTTTCTACCTTCATGGCGGTGTGAATCGCCGCAATCACCTCTTTAGTCATAATCATACTCTCCTTGTTGATGTTATTTTTTTGGTTTAAGGTCCATCCTTGCCGCTTTGGCATTAATTATACACGGATTTTCGGCAAAAGAAAGCGGATAAAAAAAGTAATAAATGACTGTGGGTGGGAGAAAAACCCGGAGCACCGGACTCTCAATACTTTAAATCGGGCCGGCAGTCCTTTCCCGGGTCTTGGTGATCTGCTGGAGAAAAACAATGATCCGCGCCGCCACCAGCGCCCGGCTATCGCGGTGAGAAGGGATCAGATGCCGCCCGGCGGGGGTCTCCGGCAGAGTAAAGAGCTCAACCGTCACCTCTGCCGAACGCACGCCGTTGGCGATCATCAAGGCGTTGCTCGTCGGAACGACTTCATCATGACTGGCGTGCAGAATCAGCAAGGGCTCGGTAATCTCTCCCAACTTTTCCGCAATAGGGTCGAGCCCTTGGATGAAACTGTGCAGCTGCGGCAGGAGGCGGACGCCACTGTAGCCCCCCCACGGCGCAATCTCTCTGGCAACAGGATTCTCAGCGGCTTTCGGCCAGCGCGGCCGGACATGTTTGAGGAAGCCGATCAGCGGCAGGCGCCAGTCGGCGGCCTCGGGAGGGAAGAAGCGATACAGATAAACCGGCGCCGCCAGAGTCACCACTCCGGCAAGATCGTAGCGCTGAGCGAGATGGAGAGCAAGGCTCCCCCCCATCGAATGGCCGATGACAACAACCCGCCGGCCCCGGCCGATCACCTCTTCGCAGGCCCGT
Encoded proteins:
- a CDS encoding DNA helicase II, with product MNYIADLHIHSPFSRATSPDSNLYGLAAWARIKGIQIIGTGDFTHPGWFRRLKEELEPAEPGLFRLRDESRIPELLPGVRPPQTPVRFLLSAEVSSIYKRAGATRKVHNLLYVPDFAAAERINTRLAAIGNIESDGRPILGLDSRNLLEIVLEAAPEGFLVPAHIWTPWFSLFGSRSGFDSVEECFDDLSEHIFALETGLSSDPAMNRTISALDRFALISNSDCHSPGKLGREANLFTTGYDFFSLRAALKANHRDTFAGTIEFFPEEGKYHADGHRSCNICLDPHESRQRNNLCPVCGKPLTIGVQNRVLELADRDLPLFAATAPVVHSLIPLPEILGEILGLGSTAKETQGQYGQAINRFGAEFELLLHTPVAALAEWSPLLGEAVQRMRRGEVIRQAGYDGEFGVIRVFAEGELEKLAGQSSLFGDDPPRPRRKKKPLPEPFVAPPLPTLAAAAAVAPAGPNLEQQVAIHCSSRHVLVAAGPGTGKTYTLVERLGALLKAGADPATLWAITFTNRAAEELRARLVAQAGRDAEDLFVGTFHAFCLEWLRREKPQLLVVGPAERLRLLYALFPERRRQEHQTLATAISEHFSAWAANAPALPHPDLQSYLAELVQLGAIDLDGVIPTFLAELERNSDFDDEVRETVLQLFVDEFQDLDAGQYELVRRLGETCRIFAIGDPDQSIYGFRGSDPGFFFDFSRAPETTRLQLFRNYRSAGAIVDAAAALISHNRQKSGLVLQAEESHSGVIEVATTPSAAAEAEFIVRRIEELVGGIESFSLYSGRGGEEGGRGHSFAEIAILVRSRRQAEPLLTALERRGIPCQQVGVPPFYMAPSLIGLYHFLQMASGDGPISDGLALLRSLGTLTAADIDKVAAAFPLAGDFFTIARTLELPTVIARKIAELSDLVPLFVAQARQFGIATALEGHRTFLSGAVDDPQLRRFLDLAGTFGRDINTFADYLRRNAGGTIYDAGSEAVALLTLHAAKGLEFPVVFLPGLEEGLLPATLSGNNDIEEERRLFYVGLTRARNQAILSTAASRSSGPSIPSRFLKEIPTGFLTSVEAAPNRRRTRPGEQMELFQP
- the glmS gene encoding glutamine--fructose-6-phosphate transaminase (isomerizing), whose product is MCGIVGYIGQQNATPIIIDGLRRLEYRGYDSAGIATLVNGGKIEIRRAEGKLINLETVLQAAPANGNRGIGHTRWATHGRPSETNAHPHCAGGIVVVHNGIIENYLQLKGMLQGCGHIFLSETDTEVIAHLIEERYKTLGSFEDAVRAAFTELRGAFSVAILCEQEPNLLIAAKVGSPLVVGLGAGEYFVASDIPAILSHTRQMIFLEDGEMVVFSEAGMKMSRLDGTLVERAAKTITWSPAMAEKGGYRHFMLKEIYEQPRSIADTLAGRIVDEQSDTFLDGLRLGDADVQSLERLYIVACGTSWHAALVGKFLIEKLARIPVEVDIASEFRYRDPIVTPQSLTVLISQSGETADTLAALREAKGKGGRTLALCNVVEASIAREADGALYTHAGPEIGVASTKAFTTQLVALTLLAVRLGRARGTLSTVEASALLLDLVQLPRLIEETLELNSDIEKVAQAFMNARDFLYLGRGNQYPIALEGALKLKEISYIHAEGYPAGEMKHGPIALIDEQLPVVVIAPKNATFEKVVSNLEEVRARGGRVIVVTTADGVADLSDKAEAILLVPASSDELMPILTSIPLQLLAYYVAVLKGTDVDQPRNLAKSVTVE
- the glmU gene encoding bifunctional UDP-N-acetylglucosamine diphosphorylase/glucosamine-1-phosphate N-acetyltransferase GlmU (forms a homotrimer; catalyzes the acetylation of glucosamine-1-phosphate and uridylation of N-acetylglucosamine-1-phosphate to produce UDP-GlcNAc; function in cell wall synthesis) — its product is MKSLATVILAAGKGTRMKSALSKVLHPLCGEPLIHYPVRLARQLGSTTTVLVVGHGAEAVETALAAENVTFALQAEQLGTGHALLCAQPALADFSGTILLLCGDVPLLRATTITQLLDYHHGQGASVTVLTATLENPHGYGRVVRDGDEVVAIVEEKDATPEIRALQEINTGIYCFAAPFVFTALSQVGCNNAQGEYYLTDVLALARSAGRKVCALAAAEGEEAMGINDRVQLAEADGLLRQRINRQHQRAGVTIVDPFATYIEPGVTIGADTIIHPGVHLRGTTKVAGNCIVEPGAMITDSCIAEGVHIKAGSIVEGSEIGVGCAIGPMAHLRAGTILLGDNKIGNFVETKKARFGKKSQASHLTYIGDAEVGERVNFGCGTITCNYDGVNKYRTTIGDDVFVGSDTQFIAPVTIGSGSLIAAGSTITKDVPPDALALSRTDQRVIEGWAAKKRAKQQKK
- a CDS encoding ribonuclease HI; the protein is MTAPLPELIDIFSDGACSGNPGPGGWGTILRCGDHEKELAGFAAMTTNNRMELFAALSGLKALKRPCRVRVTSDSQYLCKGMTTWIFNWKKKGWKNSKKEEVVNRDLWEELDEQAQRHQIEWVWVRGHDGHAENERCDELARTAIARGLAAAK
- a CDS encoding carboxylesterase, yielding MAANSVAEKIVCLLIHGFAGSTVEMEPLARALETEGFEVIRLTLPGHATSIDDFSRTFFPDWRAAAERACEEVIGRGRRVVVIGHSMGGSLALHLAQRYDLAGVVTLAAPVYLYRFFPPEAADWRLPLIGFLKHVRPRWPKAAENPVAREIAPWGGYSGVRLLPQLHSFIQGLDPIAEKLGEITEPLLILHASHDEVVPTSNALMIANGVRSAEVTVELFTLPETPAGRHLIPSHRDSRALVAARIIVFLQQITKTRERTAGPI